TAACACTGTACTCAATGACCGAGAATCGGGTTATCATACGGAATTATGGTGGGAATCCCCGGATGGTTCGAAAGTATTGTCAGTGTTTCTGGCAAACTGGTATCATAACGGGATGGAACTGCCGACAGATGCTGATCGTGCTTTGCAGCGCAGTCAATTCATGCTCAAAAATGTTGAACGGTACGCGTCGACAGATCATTTGCTGTTAATGAACGGGTGCGATCATCAGCCTGTTCAAAGGGATGTTGGCAAGGCTATACTAACCTTCAATGAGGTGCTTCCGGATTATGATTTTGTCCATAGCAACTTTCCAGAGTATTTATCTAAGCTGCAAACAAATATAGAATCGTATCAAACGGTAGCAGGAGAATTAATAGGTGAATTTACTGATGGAATGAATACGCTGGTTAATACCGCTTCCTCCAGAATGTATCTCAAGCAATGGAATGCTCGTGTCCAACAGGAGCTGGAACGTTGGGTGGAGCCGTTTACGGCACTTGCACATTTGATGGGCGAACCATATCCGGCAGCCTTTGTTAAGCATGCCTGGAAACTTCTTCTGCAGAATCATCCACACGATAGCATTTGCGGATGTAGCTTGGATGAGGTGCACGATGAAATGGTAACGCGCTTCCAGAAGGCCTATCAGATCGCATTGGGACTTAGCTCTAAGGCTCTAAAATCTATTGCTTCCAAAGTGAATACAGCTTCCTTGATCTCTCAAGCGGATGAAAGCGTCGAAGGCCAAGAGGTTTTTCCAGTGGTGGTATTTAATCCGCTCGGATGGGATCGAGAGGATTGGGTCGAAGCAATTATCGATACGGAAAATGAGTTATTACACCTGCAGTACAAACTATTTGATTCGGACGGATGCGAGATTTACTGCGAGGTAGAAGATGCGGAATGGGTGCATGGCTTTACGCTTCCGGATGACCAATTCCGTATTCCTTGGCGGAAGCGTCGATATAAGCTGCGTTTTCAAGCAAAGCAAGTACCGGCAGTCGGCTACACCACCTTTCTTTGGAAATCAAGTAATGGACATGACTCGGAACCAGAATTAAAAGGGGCGGAGAATACTTTTTGCGATATAGATGGTGCAGGCGGACGAATGGAAAACGAATTTTTTAATATTGAAGTCAAGCAAGACGGCAGGTTGAATGTTACCGATAAGCAATCTGGTAACATTTATTACGACCTTTTCGTGCTTGAAGACAGTGGTGATATTGGCAATGAGTACAATTATAAGGCTGCTGAGAATGCTTCACCGTACCTTTCGCAGGGTAGAAAGGTAAAGATGGAAATTCTATCCTCCGGACCTTTAGCCAAATTAAAAGTAATTTATCAGCTTGAATTGCCCGCGGAACGTGATGGAAATATGCGCTCCTCTAAATTAATAAGCCAGGAAATTGAAGTCATTCTCACATTGGGGACGGGAATGAAGAGAATTGACGTGGAAGTTCACCTCGATAATCAACTCAAGGATCACAGACTGAGGGTTCTATTTCCAACGGATCTAATTACGGATAGTGTTCATGCGGATGCTCCGTTTGATGTCGTGAAACGATCAATTTCTCGCTGGAGTGGATGGGATAACCCTTCCAGCTGTGAGCGTATGCAATCCTTCTTCAGTCTTTCGGACGGCGAACAGGGACTGACTATTGTATCAAGTGGATTGCCGGAATACGAGGTGCTGCGCGATAGTCGAAATACGATGGCACTCACCTTGCTTCGGTGTGTCGGTGAGCTTGGCGATTGGAACTATTTCCCTACCCCTGGCGCCCAATGTCAAGGTGATTTCACAGCTCGATTTGCGATCATTCCCCATAGTGGTAATTATCTAGAGGCTACTAGAGAGGTGTATGCGTATAATGCACCTTTGTTAGCAGCTGCAACTGGCATTCATGCAGGAGTGAACGGCACAAGCTATTCTGCAGTTAAAATATCATCAACTGCTGTACTAATGACTTCACTGAGTAAGGCGACGACCTATGAGGGGATGCAATTACGTGTTGTAAACCTAAGTGAGCGGGAGGAAATCGTTCAGGTATCTGGGGAGCTAATCCGAAACGCCAAAATAATAAATGAAACGCAATTAAATGAGAAGGTGGTTGGTGGGATTGTAAAGGAGGGTGAAGTGACTACGTTGGTGATTCCTCCTAAAAAAATGGTTACGTTGGGTGTATATGTGTGAAGGGGTAGCACCCTATTTAGTGTTGTTTTTATAACATGTTCTAAATATGTATACAAGTGTAAAAAAAGCTGTTTCACCAGTGTTTATAGGGTATTATTCTAATAAACAAATTTATATTTACACCAATGATGTTGAGTGGTATATTTATATTATACAAGTTACAATGTTGTATAAATGTTATATAAAGAGGTGGTAGAAACGAGCGACGTAGACGGAAAGGCCATGTTGATCTCAACATGACTCACTCTGATGCAAGCGGTTACATATTTCAAAATTATAAACAAGGGGTGTTTCTGAAATGGTTAAATTGAAACAACAGTCCAAATGGGTTCTATTATTAGTTAGTGTCGTTCTTGTATTTGCATTAACAGCTTGTGGAGATACGAAGGATGCTGCAAAGGAAACTGGCCAAGGGACAACGCCTTCTGAAACAGCTGCTACAACTGAGGCTCCGAAGAGTGATGTGAGCTTAACGCTTTGGCACTTTAAGGTTGCTTTTGATCCAGGCTTGAAAGCGGTTGCGGATGCTTTCAAGGAGAAGACGGGAGTAACGGTTGTAACTCAAGTGACTACACCTGCCGAAACCTATAATCAAAAAATGACAGCTTCTGCGACAGCTAATAGCTTGCCTGACCTGTACATAACGGGGGCTGCTCCAGGTGCTGGGGCTTACGATGGCAGGGCAATGAGCTGGACGGAAGAGCTTGAGAAAGACAGTGGATGGAAGAACAGCTTCTTCCCAGCAGCTTTGTCTGGTGTAATGGTGAATCAAGGCGCGATTGATGGTTGGAACGCAGATGTGAAAGCGAGTGATTGGCAGAAAGCTCGTACGGTCGGAGAATATTATGGAATTCCTATCGATGTAGGTGCGTTCTACACGATATATGGAAATGCGAAATTAATTGAACAAGCGGGATTACCGACAACTGCGCCTGCATCTATGGAAGACTGGCTTGAAAACATGAAAACAGTTAAAGAGAAGACTGGCGTTCCGGGGTTTGTCTTTAGTGCAAAAACATTCACGGTATATGAAAATTGGATGGCGAACTTCGTGGATTATATGAAGAACGGACCAGAAGAGTATACAAAGTTTATGAATGGTGAATCGAAAATGTCGGATCCAGCACATATCCAAGCTGCACAATTCATAGAGGATGTAACCAAATCGGGGAACATGATCCCAGGAGCTGTATCCCTTGATATTGATCCTGCCGACCAAGCGTTTGCGCAAGGGAAAGCGGCATACAGCTTAGGAGGTACTTTCACCTATGCTTCATTAACTCAGATGGGCATGGATCCTAAAGATATTATTAGCTTCCGTGTACCCGCATATAAAGGATCGAAAATTCCTGATGCACAGGTGACGCCATTCGCTCTTACACAAATACACGTTAAAGATAAGGGGTCTCACCAAAAAGAAGCGATAGAGTTTGTTAAGTTTTTGACATCTGATGAAGGAATGACTTTATATGCTAACGCTGCATTCGATATTCCTGCAGTGAATATAAAAAACACAGATGCCTTGAACGATACGATTAAATCTATGCTAAATTCCCTGAGTTCTGAGAGCAATTGGTTTTCTGAGAATGTAAATATTTCGAATAAGATATTTGAACCACAATGGAATAAGTTCCATGAAATGAAGCAAAAAATCATTCTGGGTGCAGCGACAGCGATACAAGCTGCTGAAGCATTCGATAAGGCTACAGAGGCGGAAAAGGCGAAAAAATAACAAGTCACATATGAGGAGAGGGGGAGTAATAGATGTACTCCCCCTTGCTTACTAAAAAAAGAGGTGTTGTTAATGAATACCGACAGGTTTCACCGTAAAGCATCGTTCAGAGAAGCTCTCTCGGCTTATGTATTATTAGCTCCCGCAGTTATATTGTTCCTTGTTATTGGATTATTCACAGTGCTGTTTTCCATATGGTTGTCCTTTTACCATTTAGGTCAAGGTTCTTTACTTTCAAGCGCGAAATTTGCCGGGCTGGACAATTTCAAAGATTTTTTGATAGGTAGGGATCAGCTGTTAGCGGAAAGCTTCTGGAGGGCACTTGGAAATAATTTAATAATTTGCGTATCCATGGTGTTACTCGTGATTCCAATCTCGTTGGTTCTATCTGTGCTGTTGCAAAATATAACTCGGGGCGTCCGTTTTTTTAGAACCTTATTTTTACTTCCGATGGTCACCTCTTCTGTGGCGATTTATTACGTTTGGACAGGTATTTATGAACCAGAAGGCTCCTTGAATAAAATTTTGTCAGCCGTTGGACTTGATAAGCTATTGGCAGTGAACGGTTGGATTGGTGAACTTCACACAGCTCTTCCAGCTGTTATTTTAGTCATCGTTTGGGGCGCGGTCCCTTTTACAATGATTCTTTATTTTGCTGGTCTGCAATCGATTGATCAGCATTTGTATGAATCTGCTGAAATAGATGGTGCGAATTTCTGGCGGAAGCTGTTACACATTACGTGGCCAATTCTGAAGCCCATTACGGTTATTGCGATTATTATAAACCTCAATGGAGCCATTCAAATATTTGATCAAGTATGGGTTATGACTAAGGGTGGTCCTGCAGGAACGACCGAGGTTGTTAGTGTTCTTATTTATAAAGAAGCTTTTTTGGGTACTGGCGATTTG
This portion of the Cohnella abietis genome encodes:
- a CDS encoding alpha-mannosidase; protein product: MSKKTVHIISHSHWDREWYMPFENFRMRLVDLMDTTLELLESLDNGFCYFHLDGHVLLVDDYLEIRPEQEDRIRSLVASGKLFIGPWYVLQDAFLTSGEAQVRNLQIGIERAEQLGGVTKVGYFPDTFGNISQSAQLLRGFEIDTAVFGRGINSIAENNTVLNDRESGYHTELWWESPDGSKVLSVFLANWYHNGMELPTDADRALQRSQFMLKNVERYASTDHLLLMNGCDHQPVQRDVGKAILTFNEVLPDYDFVHSNFPEYLSKLQTNIESYQTVAGELIGEFTDGMNTLVNTASSRMYLKQWNARVQQELERWVEPFTALAHLMGEPYPAAFVKHAWKLLLQNHPHDSICGCSLDEVHDEMVTRFQKAYQIALGLSSKALKSIASKVNTASLISQADESVEGQEVFPVVVFNPLGWDREDWVEAIIDTENELLHLQYKLFDSDGCEIYCEVEDAEWVHGFTLPDDQFRIPWRKRRYKLRFQAKQVPAVGYTTFLWKSSNGHDSEPELKGAENTFCDIDGAGGRMENEFFNIEVKQDGRLNVTDKQSGNIYYDLFVLEDSGDIGNEYNYKAAENASPYLSQGRKVKMEILSSGPLAKLKVIYQLELPAERDGNMRSSKLISQEIEVILTLGTGMKRIDVEVHLDNQLKDHRLRVLFPTDLITDSVHADAPFDVVKRSISRWSGWDNPSSCERMQSFFSLSDGEQGLTIVSSGLPEYEVLRDSRNTMALTLLRCVGELGDWNYFPTPGAQCQGDFTARFAIIPHSGNYLEATREVYAYNAPLLAAATGIHAGVNGTSYSAVKISSTAVLMTSLSKATTYEGMQLRVVNLSEREEIVQVSGELIRNAKIINETQLNEKVVGGIVKEGEVTTLVIPPKKMVTLGVYV
- a CDS encoding ABC transporter substrate-binding protein, whose amino-acid sequence is MVKLKQQSKWVLLLVSVVLVFALTACGDTKDAAKETGQGTTPSETAATTEAPKSDVSLTLWHFKVAFDPGLKAVADAFKEKTGVTVVTQVTTPAETYNQKMTASATANSLPDLYITGAAPGAGAYDGRAMSWTEELEKDSGWKNSFFPAALSGVMVNQGAIDGWNADVKASDWQKARTVGEYYGIPIDVGAFYTIYGNAKLIEQAGLPTTAPASMEDWLENMKTVKEKTGVPGFVFSAKTFTVYENWMANFVDYMKNGPEEYTKFMNGESKMSDPAHIQAAQFIEDVTKSGNMIPGAVSLDIDPADQAFAQGKAAYSLGGTFTYASLTQMGMDPKDIISFRVPAYKGSKIPDAQVTPFALTQIHVKDKGSHQKEAIEFVKFLTSDEGMTLYANAAFDIPAVNIKNTDALNDTIKSMLNSLSSESNWFSENVNISNKIFEPQWNKFHEMKQKIILGAATAIQAAEAFDKATEAEKAKK
- a CDS encoding carbohydrate ABC transporter permease, with protein sequence MNTDRFHRKASFREALSAYVLLAPAVILFLVIGLFTVLFSIWLSFYHLGQGSLLSSAKFAGLDNFKDFLIGRDQLLAESFWRALGNNLIICVSMVLLVIPISLVLSVLLQNITRGVRFFRTLFLLPMVTSSVAIYYVWTGIYEPEGSLNKILSAVGLDKLLAVNGWIGELHTALPAVILVIVWGAVPFTMILYFAGLQSIDQHLYESAEIDGANFWRKLLHITWPILKPITVIAIIINLNGAIQIFDQVWVMTKGGPAGTTEVVSVLIYKEAFLGTGDLGRANAMGWTMFALTFALSLISIRSLREKA